Proteins encoded together in one Miscanthus floridulus cultivar M001 chromosome 16, ASM1932011v1, whole genome shotgun sequence window:
- the LOC136510874 gene encoding uncharacterized protein, with amino-acid sequence MDNEAGASVDTALPSGGEPDNGGGAQDVESLSVEDSDSDTADSADSAEKSISAEGKKGRGRKKLADDGEPWEEDDEEYVGINDEGHFMSDQQDDQDAEATGSDSFVHDDLYVDDEAGCEVSEHVTNLENPAIACGVTFKDGDTFKRAIRYFAVLNEFEIVAPYRESKRYRGYCKGSKSKKKCKWRIHASQLQDGKTWQIKKMYDKHTCASTAKLNRNCMANNAWVRDRVIDILRDEPTTGAAVLKKDLEKKYNIQLSYYVVWDGMTMALQQIQGKWDDNFEDAFRFKAEVERTNPGSFMDIEWVKVAKKMKFTRMFVAFKSCVQVAYGAFESKSAENWKWFLRNYKWPLDLL; translated from the exons ATGGATAATGAGGCAGGTGCATCTGTTGATACTGCCTTGCCTAGTGGAGGTGAACCTGACAATGGTGGTGGTGCCCAGGATGTTGAGTCACTTAGCGTGGAAGATAGTGATTCTGACACTGCTGACTCAGCTGACTCAGCTGAGAAATCCATATCTGCTGAAGGTAAAAAggggagaggcaggaagaagctTGCTGATGATGGTGAGCCatgggaagaagatgatgaagaatatgTTGGGATCAATGATGAGGGTCATTTTATGTCGGACCAACAAGATGATCAAGATGCAGAAGCTACTGGCTCTGATTCTTTTGTTCATGATGATTTGTATGTTGATGATGAAGCTGGCTGTGAGGTTTCTGAGCATGTAACTAACTTAGAAAACCCCGCTATAGCATGTGGTGTCACATTTAAGGATGGAGACACCTTTAAGAGGGCTATTAGGTATTTTGCTGtgcttaatgagtttgaaattGTAGCTCCTTACCGTGAATCCAAAAGGTACAGAGGGTACTGCAAAGGCTCCAAGAGCAAGAAGAAGTGCAAGTGGAGGATCCATGCTTCTCAACTGCAAGATGGCAAGACTTGGCAG ATAAAGAAGATGTATGACAAACATACTTGTGCCAGCACAGCCAAACTGAACCGCAACTGCATGGCTAACAATGCATGGGTAAGGGACAGGGTTATTGACATCCTGAGGGATGAACCAACAACAGGAGCAGCTGTACTGAAGAaagatttggagaagaagtacaACATCCAGCTTTCATACTATGTTGTTTGGGATGGAATGACAATGGCTCTACAGCAGATTCAAGGCAAGTGGGATGACAACTTTGAAGATGCTTTCAGATTCAAGGCTGAGGTGGAGAGGACAAATCCTGGTAGCTTTATGGACATTGAGTGGGTTAAAGTGGCTAAGAAGATGAAGTTCACAAGGATGTTTGTGGCATTCAAGAGCTGTGTTCAAG TAGCATATGGTGCCTTTGAGTCTAAATCTGCTGAGAATTGGAAATGGTTTTTGAGAAACTACAAGTGGCCATTGGATCTCCTCTAG
- the LOC136510876 gene encoding pentatricopeptide repeat-containing protein At5g50390, chloroplastic-like, whose amino-acid sequence MGFHCHYTSGFLPQAPHLLPHPRSSGDDLASAASSSTARSPAPRPRPRPWPNPTGLPALCAAIERHAAAGRHAEALDLFRLARAGAPFTPLPVRTYHALLLAAAALREPGAAAAVAWHVESSGFELDLYTHNHVLRAYLECGMLAEACRAFDGMPDRNGVTWGIMMGGLVDRGRPHAALALFREMRAEAAGGDAPPPRSLVVVLSAATSSGSARAGRQLHCCVVKAGACGDVADRYLACALLDMYSKCGLIDEARRVFDGLPRPHRTSVVAWNSMLAAFVLHGHSEEALELYQEMCRSHVAMDQFTFSTMLGVFSRLGLLEHAKQAHAGLIQRGLPLDIVGNTALVDLYCKWGRMEDARNVFERMPRRNLISWNALIAGYGYHGMGDKAIEMFERLIAEGVAPNHGRGWLEEEDDRRVRWGTAEDSWRRKTTSG is encoded by the exons ATGGGGTTTCACTGCCATTATACATCTGGCTTTTTG CCACAGGCGCCGCATCTCTTACCGCATCCACGAAGCTCCGGCGACGACCTGGCTTCCGCCGCCTCCTCCAGCACGGCTCGCAGCCCCGCGCCCAGGCCCAGGCCCCGGCCCTGGCCCAACCCCACCGGCCTCCCCGCCCTCTGCGCCGCTATCGAGCGGCATGCGGCGGCGGGCCGCCATGCCGAGGCGCTCGACCTGTTCCGCCTGGCCCGCGCGGGGGCTCCCTTCACGCCGCTCCCGGTGCGCACCTACCACGCGCtgctgctcgccgccgccgcgctgcggGAGCCcggcgcggccgcggcggtggcctGGCACGTCGAGAGCTCCGGCTTCGAGCTCGACCTGTACACACACAACCACGTCCTGCGGGCGTACCTCGAGTGCGGCATGCTCGCCGAGGCGTGCCGGGCGTTCGACGGGATGCCCGACCGGAACGGCGTCACGTGGGGGATCATGATGGGCGGCCTCGTCGACCGGGGCCGCCCCCACGCCGCGCTGGCGCTGTTCCGGGAGATGCGGGCGGAGGCGGCCGGCGGGGACGCGCCGCCGCCGAGGTCCCTCGTGGTGGTTCTCAGTGCGGCTACGTCCTCGGGGTCGGCGCGAGCCGGGCGGCAGCTGCACTGCTGCGTTGTCAAGGCGGGGGCGTGTGGTGACGTCGCTGACCGGTACCTGGCGTGCGCACTGCTCGACATGTACAGCAAGTGCGGCTTGATTGATGAGGCGAGGCGGGTGTTTGACGGGCTGCCACGGCCTCATCGGACGAGCGTCGTCGCGTGGAACTCCATGTTGGCGGCGTTTGTGCTTCATGGCCACAGCGAGGAGGCGCTGGAGCTGTACCAAGAAATGTGCAGGAGTCATGTCGCCATGGACCAGTTCACATTCTCGACCATGCTAGGGGTGTTCTCTAGGTTGGGGCTGCTGGAGCATGCGAAGCAGGCGCACGCTGGCTTGATCCAGAGAGGATTGCCACTGGACATTGTTGGGAACACGGCGCTTGTGGACTTGTATTGCAAATGGGGAAGGATGGAGGACGCGAGGAATGTCTTTGAGAGGATGCCTAGGAGGAACTTGATCTCATGGAACGCTCTGATTGCTGGATATGGCTACCATGGCATGGGGGATAAGGCGATCGAGATGTTCGAGAGGCTGATAGCTGAGGGTGTTGCGCCAAACCATGGCCGGGGATGgctggaggaggaagacgacCGGCGGGTGAGATGGGGAACGGCCGAGGATAgctggaggaggaagacgacCAGCGGGTGA
- the LOC136511650 gene encoding probably inactive leucine-rich repeat receptor-like protein kinase At5g48380, whose product MTDHFALGLGALLLLLLSTSCFSSELDVQCLREVQRSVIDPNGILKSSWIFDNGTAGFICKFTGVECWHPDENRVLALRLSNLGLQGPFPNGLKNCTSMTGLDLSSNSFTGAIPSDIEQQVPFLTSLDLSYNGFSGGIPILIYNITYLNTLNLQHNQLSGEIPGQFSALARLQVFNVADNRLSGTIPSSLRNFSASNFAGNEGLCGPPLGDCQASAKSKSIAVIIGAVIGVVVVVIIGAIVVFFCLRRIPAKKKAKDEDDNKWAKSIKGTKTIKVSMFENPVSKMKLSDLMKATNQFSKENIIGTGRTGTIYKAVLPDGSFLAVKRLQDSQHSESQFTSEMKTLGQVRHRNLVPLLGFCIAKKEKLLVYKHMPKGSLYDQLNQEEGTKMDWPLRLRIGIGAAKGLAYLHHTCNPRVLHRNISSKCILLDEDFEPKISDFGLARLMNPIDTHLSTFVNGEFGDLGYVAPEYARTLMATPKGDVYSFGVVLLELVTGEKPTHVSSAPENFRGSLVEWINYLSNNALLRDAIDKSLVGKDTDGELMQFLKVACSCTLATPKERPTMFEVYQLVRAIGERYHFTADDDLVLPPLSTDGDGVTLDELIVAK is encoded by the exons ATGACAGATCATTTTGCTCTAGGTCTAGGTGCTCTTCTTCTGTTGCTACTAAgtaccagttgtttcagttctgAGCTTGATGTCCAATGTTTGAGAGAAGTTCAGAGATCGGTGATTGATCCAAATGGTATACTCAAATCCTCATGGATTTTTGATAATGGCACTGCGGGTTTCATATGCAAATTTACTGGTGTGGAGTGCTGGCACCCAGATGAGAATCGAGTTCTTGCATTGCGCCTCAGCAACCTTGGACTTCAAGGTCCATTCCCTAATGGTCTTAAGAATTGTACCAGTATGACTGGGCTGGATCTGTCAAGTAACAGCTTTACAGGCGCCATCCCTTCAGACATCGAGCAGCAAGTGCCATTTTTGACATCTCTGGACCTCTCCTATAATGGTTTCTCAGGAGGAATTCCAATACTTATTTATAACATTACATACCTAAACACCCTTAATCTTCAGCATAACCAATTGAGTGGTGAAATCCCAGGGCAGTTCAGCGCCCTTGCTCGGTTACAAGTGTTCAATGTTGCTGACAACCGACTATCAGGGACTATTCCAAGTTCTCTACGGAACTTCTCGGCATCAAACTTTGCTGGTAATGAAGGACTGTGTGGGCCTCCATTAGGTGACTGCCAAGCTTCAGCGAAGAGCAAGAGCATTGCAGTAATCATCGGGGCTGTTATTGGAGTGGTAGTTGTCGTCATTATTGGTGCAATAGTTGTGTTCTTTTGTCTGCGGAGGATACCAGCCAAGAAGAAGGCAAAGGATGAGGATGATAATAAGTGGGCAAAGAGTATCAAAGGAACAAAAACTATCAAG GTATCTATGTTTGAGAATCCAGTTTCAAAGATGAAACTAAGTGATCTCATGAAAGCCACAAACCAATTCAGCAAAGAGAACATCATTGGTACTGGGAGGACAGGAACTATATACAAGGCAGTGCTACCTGACGGTTCCTTCCTAGCTGTGAAAAGGCTACAAGACTCGCAACATTCTGAATCACAGTTCACATCAGAGATGAAGACACTTGGCCAAGTGAGGCACCGGAACTTGGTTCCACTCTTGGGATTCTGTATTGCCAAGAAGGAGAAGTTGCTGGTGTACAAGCACATGCCCAAGGGCTCACTCTATGATCAGTTGAATCAAGAGGAAGGTACTAAGATGGATTGGCCGTTGAGGTTACGAATCGGTATTGGTGCAGCAAAAGGGCTTGCATATCTCCACCATACCTGCAATCCTCGAGTTCTTCACCGCAACATCAGCTCCAAATGCATCCTCTTAGATGAGGATTTCGAACCAAAGATATCGGACTTTGGCCTTGCTAGGCTCATGAACCCAATAGACACCCATCTCAGCACCTTTGTCAATGGGGAATTCGGAGACCTCGGTTACGTGGCACCGGAGTATGCGCGTACTCTGATGGCCACGCCGAAGGGCGATGTCTACAGCTTTGGTGTGGTTCTCCTTGAGCTCGTCACCGGCGAGAAGCCTACCCACGTTTCCTCAGCCCCGGAGAATTTCAGAGGGAGCCTAGTGGAATGGATCAATTATCTGTCCAACAACGCACTTCTCCGAGATGCTATTGACAAGTCGCTGGTAGGGAAGGACACCGATGGTGAGCTGATGCAGTTCCTGAAAGTTGCGTGTTCCTGCACGCTCGCCACCCCAAAGGAGAGACCAACCATGTTTGAGGTTTACCAGCTCGTTAGAGCCATTGGGGAAAGGTACCATTTCACTGCCGATGATGACCTGGTGCTGCCACCTCTTAGCACAGACGGTGACGGTGTAACCCTCGACGAACTCATTGTTGCCAAGTAA